In the Plasmodium chabaudi chabaudi strain AS genome assembly, chromosome: 13 genome, one interval contains:
- a CDS encoding NADPH--cytochrome P450 reductase, putative, giving the protein MDTITRQKILLIYGSEYGTSYDCCRNILYELCNNFDVHFYCLNDVNIMKFYNYENIIIIVSTTGYGCPAHNMSKFWINLHKCNNIFHEDIFFHLFGLGDSSYDNYNAVAKKLKRKLISIGANIINYSLGNYQHSSMHFTNFNTWKNKVYSFLKKKYYDFEINNSLPQIYSITNLSETSSTYEDIKKDKEKGKSKIEKNHENFDVNDYFTKSLHLNKFEVIKNERLTDVTYSQDVRYMELATSIKIFNLSSLITVHPILNKDKTESVLSLLKINYNEYIIINQPNKNTTCTMSTYIPIGKKIKVLDLFVYFLDLNKIVTPFFFIYLSERTNSDIHKKKFLQLGNTNDISDYFSYVYQYKRSYYDIFYDFYSYINIDVPFLLNTLPNIMNRNYSILNDAKKYRFLKHFNLYNLYHFYLNPYYSNFLYYLKINFSNNMKTLTNFFSYIMCNYTQISIYKYTNILKTKMKANQVNNVIELLICLYQTEINQNKKHVGLCSDYLINSIEGTPFIYATIENSLLFQNKNIWNLNYRIVYISTGAAFSSLIGVIRQRFYIYNTKKKEQQNENLINNKIKNISENDLLFLGFRNKSNNFYFEQELQNYLHFIHIFIAFSQQPEDNFLYYNHNIFNNVEKNGHNDNISNKNVFDKSTSEMKEFLKDKKKVYVTDIISMLQNNIYDLLIKKNTIFLVSGKSRPFSQNLFKLLANIMKEKEPNKTIEEINLFLKKKIDKYEIIFESWY; this is encoded by the coding sequence atggatactATAACAagacaaaaaattttactAATTTATGGATCAGAATATGGAACTTCTTACGATTGTtgtagaaatattttatacgaATTATGCAATAATTTTGATgtgcatttttattgtttaaatgatgtaaatataatgaaattttataattatgaaaatattataataattgtaaGTACAACAGGTTATGGATGTCCTGCACATAATATGTCAAAATTTTGGATTAACTTACAcaaatgtaataatatatttcatgaagatatattttttcatttattcgGATTAGGGGATAGTTCatatgataattataatgcTGTAGCTAAGAAGCTAAAAAGAAAGTTAATTTCTATAGGTgctaatataattaattatagcTTAGGGAATTATCAACATAGTTCTATGCATTTTACCAATTTCAATACatggaaaaataaagtatattcatttttaaaaaaaaaatattatgattttgaaataaataatagtcTTCCTCAAATATACAGCATTACAAATTTGTCTGAAACATCATCAACTTatgaagatataaaaaaagacaaagaAAAGGGTAAAAGCAAAATCGAGAAAAATCACGAAAATTTTGATGTTAACgattattttacaaaatcattgcatttaaataaatttgaagttataaaaaatgaaagacTTACGGATGTAACATATTCACAGGATGTTAGATATATGGAGTTAGCAACATCAATAAAGATTTTCAATCTAAGTAGTTTAATAACAGTGCACccaatattaaataaggATAAAACAGAATCCGTTTTAagcttattaaaaataaattataacgaatatattataattaatcagccaaataaaaatacaacatGTACAATGAGCACTTATATTCCTAttgggaaaaaaataaaagtattaGATTTGTTTGTATACTTTTTAGAtcttaataaaatagttactccgtttttttttatatatttaagcGAAAGAACAAATAGcgatattcataaaaaaaaatttttacaacTTGGGAATACAAATGATATAAgtgattatttttcatatgtatatcaatataaaagatcatattatgatatattttatgatttctatagttatattaatattgatGTTCCTTTCCTTTTAAACACTTTACCAAACATTATGAATAGAAATTATTCTATATTAAATgatgcaaaaaaatatcgatTTCTCAAACATTTTAacctttataatttatatcatttttaccTTAATCCttattattcaaattttttatattatttaaaaatcaattttagtaataatatgaaaactCTCACAAATTTTTTCTCCTACATTATGTGTAACTACACACaaattagtatatataaatatacaaatattttaaaaaccaAAATGAAGGCTAATCAAGTAAATAATGTAATCGagttattaatttgtttatatcaaacagaaataaatcaaaataaaaaacatgtaGGGTTATGTTCagattatttaataaattctaTTGAGGGTACtccatttatttatgctaCTATTGAAAATAGCTTActatttcaaaataaaaatatatggaacTTAAATTATAGAATCGTCTATATTTCTACAGGTGCCGCTTTTAGTAGTTTAATAGGAGTTATAAGGCAAaggttttatatatataatacgaaaaaaaaggaacagcaaaatgaaaacctgataaataacaaaattaaaaatatctcAGAGAATGATCTACTGTTTCTAGGTTTTAGAAacaaatcaaataatttttatttcgaaCAGGAAttgcaaaattatttacatttcattcatatttttatagctTTTTCACAACAACCAGaagataattttttgtactATAATCACaacattttcaataatGTAGAAAAGAATGGCCATAATGATAACATAAGTAATAAAAACGTATTTGATAAAAGCACTTCAGAAATGaaagaatttttaaaagataaaaaaaaagtttatgTAACTGATATAATTTCAATgctacaaaataatatatatgatttgttaataaaaaaaaatacaatttttttagtatcTGGAAAATCACGTCCTTTTTCTCAAAacctttttaaattattagcTAACATTATGAAAGAAAAGGAGCCCAATAAAACAATAGaagaaattaatttatttttaaaaaaaaaaattgataaatatgaaattatatttgaatcttggtattaa